In Providencia zhijiangensis, a single window of DNA contains:
- a CDS encoding GNAT family N-acetyltransferase yields MTTSTTSTVQVRLIQPQDNPGIAAVIREVSAEHGLTADKGFAVADPILDTLYEVYSKPRSAYWVVEMDGKVVGGGGISQVAGGDEHTAELQKMYLSSVLRGKGLAKQIVLMSLEFAKQQGYTRCYLETTKELQAAIKLYEKLGFDFIDEPLGNTGHSDCEIRMLKAL; encoded by the coding sequence ATGACAACAAGCACAACCTCAACCGTTCAAGTTCGTTTAATTCAACCTCAAGATAACCCAGGGATCGCCGCTGTTATTCGTGAAGTTTCCGCTGAACATGGGCTAACAGCAGATAAAGGCTTCGCAGTTGCGGATCCTATTTTAGACACGCTGTATGAAGTGTATAGCAAGCCACGCAGCGCATATTGGGTGGTGGAAATGGACGGTAAAGTGGTTGGCGGTGGCGGCATTTCACAAGTCGCCGGTGGAGATGAACACACCGCTGAATTACAAAAAATGTATCTCTCTTCTGTACTGCGCGGAAAAGGTTTAGCCAAGCAAATCGTCTTAATGTCTTTGGAATTTGCTAAGCAGCAAGGCTATACCCGCTGTTACTTGGAAACCACCAAAGAGTTACAAGCTGCCATCAAATTGTATGAAAAACTGGGCTTCGATTTTATCGACGAACCATTAGGCAATACGGGCCATAGTGACTGCGAAATTCGTATGCTAAAAGCGCTGTAA
- a CDS encoding tyrosine-type recombinase/integrase, with the protein MALTDTKVRAAKPDEKAYTLTDSDGLFLYVHPNGSKYWRFRFRFGGKQHLMAFGVYPEISLADARERRDAARKQVALGIDPREHKKELKEEQQKEFNTFEKVARDWHATNKKWSEGHSHRVLKSLEDNIFAAIGKRNIAELKTRDLLEPIKAVEMSGRLEVAARLQQRVTGIMRYAVQSGLIDYNPAQDMAGAVATGKRVHRAALELKRLPEFLQRIDSYTGRPLTTLAVKLTLLVFIRSSELRFARWDEIDFDNAMWTIPAEREAIEGVKHSHRGSKMRTPHLVPLSRQAIEILKQIYQFSGNHELIFIGDHNPRKPMSENTVNNALRVMGYDTKTEVCGHGFRTMACSSLIESGLWSKDAVERQMSHQERNSVRAAYIHKAEHIEERRLMVQWWADYLDANREKEISPFSFAKSSNSIKAI; encoded by the coding sequence ATGGCATTAACCGATACGAAAGTTCGTGCAGCTAAACCTGACGAGAAAGCTTATACACTGACAGATAGTGATGGCTTGTTTCTGTATGTTCACCCCAATGGCTCTAAATATTGGCGTTTCCGTTTTCGCTTTGGCGGCAAACAACATTTGATGGCTTTTGGTGTATATCCAGAAATCTCCTTAGCGGATGCAAGAGAAAGAAGAGATGCTGCCAGAAAGCAAGTTGCTTTAGGTATCGACCCTCGTGAACACAAGAAAGAATTAAAGGAAGAGCAGCAAAAGGAATTTAATACCTTTGAGAAAGTTGCGCGTGATTGGCATGCAACGAATAAGAAGTGGTCAGAAGGCCATAGCCATCGAGTCCTCAAAAGCCTTGAGGACAATATCTTTGCTGCTATTGGCAAACGTAATATTGCCGAACTAAAAACTCGCGATCTACTCGAACCGATTAAAGCCGTGGAGATGTCTGGACGTCTTGAGGTGGCTGCACGTTTACAACAGCGTGTGACAGGTATTATGCGTTATGCAGTACAAAGCGGTTTAATCGACTATAACCCTGCACAAGATATGGCTGGAGCAGTTGCTACAGGCAAACGAGTCCATAGAGCTGCTTTAGAACTGAAACGCCTACCAGAGTTCTTACAACGTATCGATAGCTATACTGGCAGACCATTAACAACTTTAGCCGTCAAACTCACCTTGTTAGTCTTCATTCGTTCCAGTGAACTGCGTTTTGCTCGTTGGGATGAAATCGATTTTGATAATGCGATGTGGACAATCCCCGCAGAACGTGAAGCGATAGAAGGGGTTAAGCACTCTCATCGTGGATCAAAAATGCGTACCCCTCATTTAGTTCCTTTAAGCCGACAAGCCATTGAGATCTTAAAACAGATATATCAATTCAGTGGGAATCACGAACTGATCTTTATTGGTGATCATAATCCTAGAAAACCGATGAGCGAAAATACGGTAAACAACGCATTACGTGTGATGGGTTATGACACTAAGACGGAAGTGTGTGGTCATGGTTTTAGAACAATGGCATGTAGCTCGTTGATTGAGTCAGGGCTGTGGTCGAAGGATGCAGTAGAAAGGCAAATGAGCCACCAAGAACGTAACTCAGTGCGTGCGGCTTATATCCATAAGGCAGAGCATATTGAGGAAAGACGATTGATGGTGCAATGGTGGGCAGATTATCTGGATGCGAATAGGGAGAAGGAGATTTCACCTTTTAGTTTTGCAAAATCAAGTAATTCAATAAAGGCAATTTAA
- the lptF gene encoding LPS export ABC transporter permease LptF, producing MIIIRYLVRETLKSQLAILFVLLLIFFSQKSIDILGAAVQGNIPSNLVLPLLGLGVPEMAQLILPLSLFLGLLMTYSKLYTESEITVMHACGLGKSVLVKAALVLAALTALVAVANITWMLPWSSQYQEQVLADAKANPGLAAMVEGQFKTTKDGNFVLYIGEVKGNDFKNVFLAQLRTANEQRPSVVVADSGYMKEDEYGRQMVVLDQGTRYEGTAMLRDFRITDFVNYQAVVDHKATDVSTDKVEQKTMMQLWNESNPEVNAEFHWRLTIVFSVVVMALMVVPLSEVNPRQGRVLSMIPAMLLYLIFFLLQSTLRNSADKGDVDPKYAMWAVNFGYLLLAVILNLWDTVPMRKMRAKLTRGVA from the coding sequence GTGATCATTATTCGATATTTGGTTCGGGAAACCCTGAAAAGCCAGCTGGCGATACTTTTTGTCCTGCTGCTTATCTTTTTTAGTCAAAAGTCCATCGACATCTTAGGTGCCGCGGTTCAGGGGAATATTCCTTCGAATTTAGTTCTTCCATTATTAGGATTAGGTGTGCCGGAGATGGCGCAACTTATCTTACCTTTAAGCCTATTTCTTGGGCTATTGATGACTTACAGCAAATTGTACACAGAAAGCGAAATTACTGTGATGCATGCCTGCGGTCTGGGTAAAAGTGTGCTTGTGAAAGCGGCGCTGGTACTTGCCGCATTAACCGCCTTAGTCGCCGTTGCCAATATTACTTGGATGTTGCCTTGGTCATCTCAGTATCAAGAGCAAGTATTGGCGGATGCAAAAGCCAACCCCGGTTTAGCGGCGATGGTGGAAGGGCAGTTTAAAACCACCAAAGATGGCAACTTTGTGTTGTATATCGGTGAAGTTAAAGGCAATGATTTTAAAAATGTTTTCTTAGCTCAGTTGCGTACTGCCAACGAACAACGTCCTTCCGTTGTGGTTGCGGATAGCGGTTATATGAAAGAAGACGAATATGGCCGCCAGATGGTGGTGCTAGACCAAGGTACTCGCTACGAAGGCACGGCAATGCTGAGAGATTTCCGCATCACCGATTTCGTGAATTACCAAGCCGTTGTTGACCATAAAGCCACGGATGTCAGTACGGATAAAGTGGAACAGAAAACCATGATGCAGCTGTGGAATGAAAGTAATCCTGAGGTCAATGCTGAATTTCACTGGCGTCTAACCATTGTGTTCTCTGTGGTCGTGATGGCGTTGATGGTCGTGCCGCTGAGTGAAGTGAACCCACGTCAAGGGCGCGTACTCAGTATGATCCCTGCCATGTTGCTGTACCTGATTTTCTTCTTATTACAAAGTACGTTACGTAATAGCGCAGACAAAGGGGATGTCGACCCTAAATATGCGATGTGGGCGGTTAACTTCGGTTACTTGCTGTTAGCAGTGATACTGAATTTATGGGATACCGTACCAATGCGCAAAATGCGTGCTAAGTTGACCAGAGGGGTTGCCTGA
- a CDS encoding DUF6232 family protein, whose amino-acid sequence MEEKDFYSNGNVSITNSRFIVGSTTYAMNGVTSVKRGETNPSKVAPIIMCIIGAIALINGTATSFLVGAILIILGVLWFRAIKPEYIVFLNSASGESQALSSKDRKYIDDVINALNNAIIHRG is encoded by the coding sequence ATGGAAGAAAAAGATTTTTATAGTAATGGTAATGTTAGCATTACTAATTCAAGGTTTATTGTGGGATCAACAACATATGCCATGAATGGAGTGACTTCGGTTAAACGTGGAGAAACGAACCCTTCTAAAGTAGCACCTATCATTATGTGCATTATTGGTGCAATTGCTCTAATAAATGGAACTGCAACTAGTTTCTTGGTTGGTGCTATTTTAATTATTTTAGGTGTATTGTGGTTTAGAGCGATTAAGCCAGAATATATTGTTTTTTTAAACAGCGCATCAGGTGAATCTCAAGCATTATCAAGTAAGGATCGAAAATACATCGATGATGTTATTAATGCATTAAATAATGCAATTATTCATCGAGGATGA
- a CDS encoding DNA polymerase III subunit chi, with the protein MKKGTFYLLEQPSPQAEYEAHEWLACELAAQAWRNGKRILIACEDQLQAEKMDEALWQRDPHQFVPHNLAGEGPRYGSPIEICWPNKRGNTPRDILINLQSQFADFATAFHEVIDFVPIDETLKQLARDRYKTYRSVGFNLTMATPPTY; encoded by the coding sequence ATGAAAAAAGGTACATTCTACTTACTTGAGCAACCCTCCCCACAAGCGGAATACGAAGCCCACGAATGGCTCGCTTGTGAACTTGCTGCACAAGCGTGGCGCAACGGAAAACGCATTCTGATTGCCTGCGAGGATCAGCTGCAAGCGGAAAAAATGGATGAGGCGCTTTGGCAAAGGGATCCTCACCAGTTTGTACCCCACAATTTGGCGGGGGAAGGCCCTCGTTATGGTTCGCCGATCGAAATTTGCTGGCCAAATAAACGCGGCAATACACCTCGCGATATCCTGATTAATTTACAAAGCCAATTCGCAGATTTTGCAACGGCTTTCCATGAAGTGATAGACTTCGTGCCTATCGATGAAACTTTAAAACAGTTGGCGCGTGACCGGTATAAAACTTACCGGAGCGTCGGCTTCAATTTGACCATGGCGACGCCGCCAACTTACTGA
- the lptG gene encoding LPS export ABC transporter permease LptG, whose translation MFGVLDRYIGRTILNSILMTLFLLVSLSGIIKFVEQLRKVGDGDYTAMSAGVFTLLTVPKDIDIFFPMAALLGALLGLGALASRSELVVMQASGFTRLQIAMSVMKTAIPLVIVTMIMGEWIAPAGEQWARNYRAEKIVGSSLVVTDSGMWAKDAHDFIYIQRIKDASTIQDVSIYRFDDHRKLQSVMFAARGTYDADKKLWVLSQVQESILGSQQKITGSQRLTYDWKTNLTPEKLGIVSLNADSLSIRGLYQYITYLKESGQVASVYQLSMWQKILAPLSAAVMMLMAVSFIFGPLRTVPMGVRVISGIVGGFLFYILNQGFGNWSLVYSIPPVLAAALPSILFLGVSIFLLVKRK comes from the coding sequence ATGTTTGGTGTTTTAGATAGGTATATCGGTCGAACCATCCTCAATTCGATTTTGATGACGTTGTTTTTGTTGGTTTCCCTTTCAGGGATCATCAAATTTGTCGAGCAGCTTCGCAAAGTGGGTGACGGTGATTACACGGCGATGAGCGCAGGGGTTTTCACCTTATTAACCGTTCCCAAAGATATCGATATTTTCTTCCCAATGGCGGCATTATTGGGTGCATTGTTGGGATTAGGCGCGTTAGCTTCCCGTAGTGAACTGGTGGTGATGCAAGCGTCGGGTTTTACCCGTTTGCAAATTGCGATGTCGGTGATGAAAACAGCGATTCCATTGGTTATCGTTACGATGATCATGGGGGAGTGGATTGCACCTGCGGGCGAGCAGTGGGCGCGTAACTACCGTGCAGAGAAAATTGTTGGTAGTTCTTTGGTGGTTACGGATTCAGGTATGTGGGCAAAAGATGCCCATGATTTTATCTATATCCAGCGCATTAAAGATGCGAGCACCATCCAAGATGTTTCTATTTATCGCTTCGATGACCATCGCAAATTACAGTCTGTAATGTTTGCCGCTCGCGGAACTTATGATGCAGATAAAAAACTGTGGGTGTTATCTCAAGTTCAAGAATCTATCTTGGGTAGCCAGCAAAAAATCACGGGCTCACAGCGTTTAACCTATGATTGGAAAACCAATTTAACCCCAGAGAAATTAGGTATCGTTTCCCTGAATGCGGATTCACTTTCAATTCGTGGCCTGTATCAGTACATCACCTATTTGAAAGAGAGCGGGCAAGTTGCTTCGGTTTATCAGCTGAGTATGTGGCAAAAAATCCTAGCGCCACTTTCTGCGGCAGTCATGATGTTGATGGCGGTTTCCTTTATCTTCGGTCCTCTGCGTACGGTGCCGATGGGCGTGCGTGTGATTTCAGGGATTGTGGGCGGCTTCTTGTTCTACATCTTAAACCAAGGTTTTGGTAACTGGAGTTTGGTCTATTCCATTCCGCCAGTGCTGGCGGCAGCGTTGCCGAGTATACTGTTCTTGGGCGTGAGTATCTTCTTGTTAGTTAAACGAAAATAG
- the pepA gene encoding leucyl aminopeptidase has protein sequence MEFSVKSGSPEKQRSACIVVGVFEPRRLSPIAEQLDKISDGYISALLRRGELEGKVGQSLLLHHVPNVLSERILLIGCGKERELDERQFKQIIQKTISTLNETGSMEAVCFLTELHVKGRNNYWKVRQAVETAKESLYVFDQLKSNKTEHRRPLRKLVFNVPTRRELTSGERAIAHGLAIASGVKAAKDLGNMPPNICNAGYLASQARQLADISDSKLTTRVIGEEQMKELGMNAYLAVGQGSQNESLMSIMEYKGNPDPECKPIVLVGKGLTFDSGGISIKPADGMDEMKYDMCGAATVYGVMRFITDLQLPINVVGVLAGCENMPGGHAYRPGDVLTTMSGQTVEVLNTDAEGRLVLCDTLTYVERFDPELVIDIATLTGACVIALGSHYTGLMSNHNPLAHELLNASEQAGDRAWRLPLADEYYEQISSNFADLANTGGRPGGAITAGCFLARFTGKYNWAHLDIAGTAWRSGKAKGATGRPVSMLAQFLLNRAGLNGDE, from the coding sequence ATGGAGTTTAGTGTAAAAAGTGGTAGCCCGGAAAAACAACGTAGTGCTTGTATCGTTGTCGGAGTCTTTGAACCACGCCGTCTGTCCCCTATCGCTGAACAGCTGGACAAAATTAGTGACGGATATATCAGCGCCCTGCTGCGCCGCGGTGAGCTTGAAGGTAAAGTAGGTCAATCCTTGCTGCTGCATCATGTGCCTAACGTTCTATCTGAGCGTATTTTACTGATCGGTTGCGGTAAAGAACGTGAACTCGATGAGCGTCAATTTAAACAAATCATTCAGAAAACGATCAGCACTCTGAATGAAACTGGCTCAATGGAAGCCGTTTGTTTCTTGACTGAGTTACATGTGAAAGGTCGCAATAACTACTGGAAAGTTCGCCAAGCAGTTGAAACAGCGAAAGAGTCCCTGTATGTCTTCGATCAACTGAAAAGCAACAAAACCGAACACCGCCGTCCACTGCGTAAACTGGTCTTCAATGTACCAACACGCCGAGAACTGACTAGCGGTGAACGTGCTATCGCCCACGGTTTAGCTATCGCCTCTGGCGTTAAAGCCGCTAAAGACTTGGGTAACATGCCGCCAAATATCTGTAACGCTGGCTATTTAGCGTCACAAGCTCGTCAACTGGCAGACATTTCTGACAGCAAACTGACCACTCGTGTGATCGGCGAAGAGCAAATGAAAGAGCTGGGCATGAACGCGTACTTAGCAGTGGGTCAAGGTTCTCAGAACGAATCTCTGATGTCCATCATGGAGTACAAAGGCAACCCAGATCCAGAGTGCAAGCCAATTGTCCTCGTCGGTAAAGGTTTAACCTTCGACTCAGGCGGTATTTCTATCAAGCCAGCTGATGGCATGGATGAGATGAAATACGACATGTGCGGTGCAGCGACCGTTTACGGCGTCATGCGCTTTATCACTGATCTGCAACTGCCAATTAACGTCGTCGGTGTACTGGCTGGCTGTGAAAACATGCCGGGTGGACACGCATATCGTCCGGGTGACGTCCTAACCACGATGTCTGGTCAAACTGTTGAAGTGTTAAACACGGATGCGGAAGGTCGTTTAGTCCTGTGTGATACCCTGACTTACGTTGAGCGTTTCGATCCAGAACTGGTTATCGATATCGCCACATTAACAGGCGCATGTGTGATTGCTTTAGGTAGCCACTACACTGGTTTAATGTCCAACCACAACCCACTAGCTCATGAGCTGTTAAATGCATCAGAGCAAGCTGGCGACCGTGCTTGGCGCTTACCATTAGCTGACGAATACTATGAGCAAATCAGCTCTAACTTTGCTGATTTAGCGAACACAGGTGGTCGTCCGGGTGGTGCAATTACCGCAGGCTGCTTCTTAGCACGCTTTACGGGTAAATATAACTGGGCTCACTTGGATATCGCTGGTACTGCATGGCGTTCAGGCAAAGCTAAAGGAGCAACCGGTCGTCCGGTTTCTATGTTAGCTCAGTTCTTACTGAACCGCGCTGGCTTAAATGGTGACGAGTAA
- the ampH gene encoding D-alanyl-D-alanine-carboxypeptidase/endopeptidase AmpH encodes MKKTFLKILSVSALSAALMACSSTTEKTSQSSPSGMLAGNSEWQIFEGDRRTYERVTKIVDMYANRIYNESDARGMAIIVIDNNQTLARYYGETAPGNGQKPGPNSLIRIASVSKLMTSEILIKLEQDKKLAITDPLQQYSYNGVTVPDNNSGQPIRLYHLASHTSGLPREQPGGKWGRPVFIWPTQENRWTWLKTGKLDFTPGTEAAYSNLAYDLLADAMVKATGQSYPQLFSKYVTSPAKMTDTTYTPSKGQCARLMEGTKPSPCHNTLAAAGSGGVYSTPADMQKWMQQFLSTDNNLRKATAAREQGIFFPREKLLDAKGMDVAGYADGLGLGWVYMKPKNGIPGIYQKTGGGGGFNTYMAMIPQQNIAVFVVMTRKDGSKFSKLTAGVNDMVASLSSNHAYGKN; translated from the coding sequence ATGAAGAAAACATTTCTTAAAATTTTGTCGGTATCCGCACTCTCTGCGGCATTGATGGCCTGTTCCTCAACGACAGAAAAAACCTCGCAAAGCTCACCAAGTGGCATGCTTGCAGGTAATTCAGAGTGGCAAATATTCGAAGGCGATAGAAGAACTTACGAGCGTGTCACCAAAATCGTCGATATGTATGCGAATCGAATTTATAACGAAAGCGATGCTCGAGGCATGGCCATTATCGTCATTGATAACAACCAAACCCTCGCTCGCTATTATGGTGAAACCGCGCCGGGCAATGGACAAAAACCAGGTCCTAACTCCCTGATCCGCATAGCTTCTGTTAGCAAATTAATGACCAGCGAAATTTTAATTAAGCTGGAGCAAGATAAAAAATTAGCGATCACCGATCCGCTACAGCAATACAGCTACAACGGCGTTACCGTGCCTGATAACAACAGCGGGCAACCTATCCGACTGTATCATTTAGCGAGCCATACCAGTGGCTTACCTCGCGAACAACCAGGTGGAAAATGGGGTCGTCCTGTCTTTATCTGGCCAACCCAAGAGAACCGTTGGACATGGCTGAAAACCGGTAAACTCGACTTTACACCGGGCACTGAAGCGGCTTATTCCAACCTCGCCTATGATTTACTCGCCGATGCGATGGTGAAAGCGACGGGGCAGTCATACCCGCAATTGTTCAGCAAATACGTGACATCTCCGGCGAAAATGACGGATACCACCTATACCCCAAGCAAAGGTCAATGCGCCCGATTAATGGAAGGCACCAAGCCAAGCCCTTGCCATAACACCCTTGCGGCAGCAGGAAGCGGCGGTGTGTATTCCACACCGGCAGATATGCAAAAGTGGATGCAGCAATTTTTATCCACGGATAATAACCTACGTAAAGCGACCGCAGCTCGTGAGCAAGGTATTTTCTTCCCACGAGAAAAGCTGTTAGATGCCAAAGGGATGGACGTGGCAGGTTATGCTGATGGTCTAGGTCTTGGCTGGGTGTATATGAAGCCTAAAAACGGCATTCCGGGGATCTACCAGAAAACCGGCGGCGGCGGCGGATTTAATACCTATATGGCGATGATCCCACAGCAAAATATTGCGGTATTCGTGGTGATGACCCGTAAAGATGGTAGTAAGTTCAGTAAGTTAACCGCCGGTGTGAATGATATGGTTGCTTCGTTATCGTCTAACCATGCGTATGGGAAAAATTGA
- a CDS encoding valine--tRNA ligase — MIEPSLDKTYNPAEIEQSLYTHWEKSGYFRPNGDTSKDSFCVVIPPPNVTGSLHMGHAFQQTIMDTMIRYQRMQGKNTLWQTGTDHAGIATQMVVERKIAAEEGKNRHDYGRDAFIDKIWEWKAESGGTISQQMRRLGDSVDWDRERFTMDEGLSKAVKEAFVRMYKENLIYRGKRLVNWDPKLHTAISDLEVENREVKGSMWHLRYPLADGAKTAEGKDYLVVATTRPETMLGDTGVAVNPEDPRYKDLIGKEIILPIVNRRIPIVGDEHADMEKGTGCVKITPAHDFNDYEVGKRHQLTMINMMDLDGNVRNEAEVFDTNGNPSTDYSSEIPAAYRGMERFAARKAIVAEFEQLGLLVEVKPHDLTVPYGDRGGVVIEPMLTDQWYVRTAPLAKDAIKAVEDGRIQFVPRQYENMYFSWMRDIQDWCISRQLWWGHRIPAWYDDKGNVYVGRDEDEVRRENNLGADVALRQDDDVLDTWFSSGLWTFSTLGWPENTDALKTFHPTDVLVSGFDIIFFWIARMIMMTMHFIKDENGEPQVPFKTVYMTGLIRDEEGQKMSKSKGNVIDPLDMIDGISLEALLEKRTGNMMQPQLAEKIAKRTRKEYPDGIEAHGTDALRFTLAALASTGRDINWDMKRLSGYRNFCNKLWNASRFVLMNTEGQDCGQNGGEMSFSLADRWIMAQFNQTVKAYREALDTHRYDIAAGILYDFTWNEFCDWYLELSKPAVHKGNEAQVRAARFTLIEVLEGLLRLAHPIIPFITETIWQRVKVVKGIEADTIMLQAFPEFDAAKVDELALSDLEWIKETIVAVRNIRAEMNIAPGKPLEVMLRSTSADVARRVTENENFLRSMARLASIRVLAEGEEAPVSVTKLVAGAEVLIPMAGLVDKDAELARLDKELEKVVKEIDTIESKLANEGFVSRAPAAVVEKERARLAENIEAKAKIEAQKVTIASL; from the coding sequence ATGATCGAGCCATCCCTCGACAAAACTTATAACCCAGCGGAAATCGAACAGTCCCTGTATACCCACTGGGAAAAAAGCGGTTACTTCCGTCCGAACGGTGATACCTCAAAAGACAGTTTCTGCGTCGTGATCCCACCGCCGAACGTCACAGGTAGCCTGCACATGGGTCACGCCTTCCAACAAACCATTATGGATACCATGATCCGTTACCAGCGTATGCAAGGGAAAAACACCCTATGGCAGACGGGTACTGACCACGCGGGTATCGCAACTCAAATGGTGGTTGAGCGTAAAATTGCGGCTGAAGAAGGTAAAAACCGCCATGACTACGGTCGTGATGCGTTCATCGACAAAATCTGGGAATGGAAAGCGGAATCTGGCGGCACTATCTCTCAACAAATGCGCCGTTTAGGTGACTCTGTTGACTGGGATCGCGAACGCTTCACCATGGACGAAGGCTTATCTAAAGCCGTTAAAGAAGCTTTCGTTCGTATGTACAAAGAAAACTTAATCTATCGCGGCAAGCGTCTGGTTAACTGGGATCCGAAACTGCACACCGCAATTTCTGATCTGGAAGTTGAAAACCGCGAAGTTAAAGGTTCTATGTGGCACCTGCGTTATCCGCTGGCTGACGGCGCGAAAACCGCTGAAGGGAAAGACTATTTAGTGGTTGCGACCACGCGTCCAGAAACCATGCTGGGTGATACCGGTGTGGCAGTTAACCCTGAAGATCCACGCTATAAAGATTTAATTGGCAAAGAAATTATCCTGCCAATCGTCAATCGCCGCATTCCAATCGTAGGTGATGAACACGCCGATATGGAAAAAGGCACCGGCTGCGTGAAAATCACCCCAGCCCATGACTTCAACGACTACGAAGTCGGTAAACGTCACCAACTGACCATGATCAACATGATGGACTTAGATGGTAACGTTCGTAACGAAGCGGAAGTGTTCGACACCAACGGCAACCCGAGCACCGATTACAGCAGCGAAATTCCAGCAGCCTACCGTGGCATGGAGCGTTTCGCAGCACGTAAAGCTATCGTCGCTGAATTTGAACAATTAGGTTTACTGGTCGAAGTCAAACCTCACGATTTAACCGTACCTTACGGTGACCGTGGTGGCGTGGTTATCGAGCCAATGCTGACTGACCAATGGTACGTGCGCACCGCGCCTTTAGCAAAAGACGCTATCAAAGCCGTTGAAGATGGTCGCATTCAATTCGTTCCGCGCCAATACGAAAACATGTATTTCTCTTGGATGCGTGATATCCAAGACTGGTGTATTTCTCGTCAATTATGGTGGGGTCACCGTATTCCTGCTTGGTATGACGACAAAGGCAATGTTTACGTGGGTCGTGATGAAGACGAAGTTCGCCGCGAAAATAACTTAGGTGCCGATGTAGCACTGCGCCAAGATGACGACGTATTAGATACATGGTTCTCTTCCGGTCTGTGGACATTCTCAACCTTAGGCTGGCCAGAAAATACCGATGCGCTGAAAACTTTCCATCCAACGGATGTATTAGTCAGTGGCTTCGATATTATTTTCTTCTGGATTGCCCGTATGATCATGATGACCATGCATTTCATTAAAGATGAAAATGGCGAACCTCAAGTTCCGTTTAAAACCGTGTATATGACTGGACTTATCCGCGATGAAGAAGGTCAGAAAATGTCTAAATCCAAAGGGAACGTTATCGACCCACTGGATATGATCGACGGTATTTCATTGGAAGCCTTACTGGAAAAACGTACTGGCAACATGATGCAGCCACAACTGGCTGAGAAAATTGCTAAGCGTACTCGTAAAGAGTATCCAGACGGCATTGAAGCACACGGTACTGATGCCCTGCGCTTTACCTTAGCGGCGCTGGCATCAACGGGTCGCGATATCAACTGGGATATGAAACGTCTGTCCGGTTACCGTAACTTCTGTAATAAATTATGGAATGCGAGCCGCTTCGTTCTGATGAACACCGAAGGCCAAGATTGCGGTCAAAACGGTGGCGAAATGAGCTTCTCATTGGCTGATCGCTGGATCATGGCGCAGTTCAACCAAACCGTGAAAGCGTACCGTGAAGCGTTAGATACTCACCGTTACGATATCGCAGCAGGTATTCTGTATGATTTCACCTGGAATGAATTCTGTGACTGGTACTTAGAGCTGTCTAAACCTGCGGTTCATAAAGGTAATGAAGCCCAAGTTCGTGCGGCGCGTTTCACCCTGATTGAAGTACTGGAAGGCTTACTGCGTCTGGCTCACCCAATCATTCCATTTATCACCGAAACCATCTGGCAGCGCGTGAAAGTGGTGAAAGGGATTGAAGCTGACACCATCATGCTGCAAGCATTCCCAGAGTTCGATGCCGCGAAAGTGGATGAGCTGGCACTGAGCGATTTAGAGTGGATTAAAGAAACCATCGTTGCTGTACGTAATATTCGTGCAGAAATGAACATCGCTCCGGGTAAACCACTGGAAGTTATGCTGCGTAGCACCTCTGCGGATGTGGCTCGCCGTGTCACTGAGAACGAAAACTTCCTTCGTTCAATGGCGCGTTTAGCAAGCATTCGCGTGCTGGCTGAAGGCGAAGAAGCCCCAGTTTCTGTGACTAAATTAGTTGCAGGTGCTGAAGTGCTGATCCCAATGGCAGGACTGGTCGATAAAGACGCTGAGCTGGCTCGTTTAGATAAAGAGCTGGAAAAAGTGGTAAAAGAAATTGATACCATCGAAAGCAAGCTGGCAAACGAAGGCTTTGTAAGCCGTGCCCCTGCTGCCGTGGTTGAGAAAGAGCGTGCACGTTTAGCGGAAAATATCGAAGCGAAAGCGAAGATTGAAGCGCAAAAAGTGACTATCGCCTCTTTATAA